In Promicromonospora sp. Populi, one genomic interval encodes:
- a CDS encoding ATP-binding cassette domain-containing protein, with product MSVLEIRGLRVAFTAPRRSVRERRTAVQAVDGVDLDVGARQTVALVGESGSGKSTVARCVLGLVTPQEGSITFEGRPLGPIQRRSPELHRAVQMVFQDPGSSLNPRMTVGAIVREAWRVHPSVAPAGDRRAALARVLADVGLDPGVADRRPSALSGGQKQRVSIARALELKPRLLVCDEAVSALDVSVQSQILRLLVDLRDEHDLSVLFITHDLAVVRQIADRVAVMHRGVLVEDTSAEQLFTAPEHPYTQGLLRAALDLEGVA from the coding sequence ATGAGCGTGCTCGAGATCCGCGGCCTGCGCGTCGCCTTCACCGCGCCGCGCCGGTCGGTCCGCGAGCGCCGCACCGCTGTGCAGGCGGTCGACGGGGTAGACCTCGACGTGGGCGCGCGCCAGACCGTGGCACTGGTGGGCGAGTCGGGCTCGGGCAAGTCGACGGTCGCCCGGTGCGTGCTGGGGCTGGTGACGCCGCAGGAGGGCAGCATCACGTTCGAGGGGCGGCCGCTGGGGCCGATCCAGCGCCGGTCACCGGAGCTGCACCGGGCGGTGCAGATGGTGTTCCAGGACCCGGGGTCGTCGCTGAACCCGCGGATGACGGTGGGCGCGATCGTGCGTGAGGCGTGGCGGGTGCACCCGTCGGTGGCACCGGCCGGGGACCGGCGGGCGGCGCTGGCGCGCGTGCTGGCCGACGTCGGGCTGGACCCCGGGGTGGCCGACCGGCGGCCGTCCGCGCTGTCGGGCGGGCAGAAGCAGCGGGTGAGCATCGCGCGGGCGCTGGAGCTGAAGCCACGGCTGCTGGTGTGCGACGAGGCGGTGTCCGCCCTGGACGTGTCCGTGCAGTCGCAGATCCTGCGCCTGCTGGTGGACCTGCGGGACGAGCACGACCTGTCGGTCCTGTTCATCACGCACGACCTCGCCGTGGTGCGGCAGATCGCCGACCGGGTGGCCGTGATGCACCGCGGGGTGCTGGTCGAGGACACCTCGGCGGAGCAGCTCTTCACCGCGCCGGAGCACCCCTACACGCAGGGGCTGCTGCGGGCCGCGCTCGATCTGGAAGGGGTGGCGTGA